In Canis lupus dingo isolate Sandy chromosome 12, ASM325472v2, whole genome shotgun sequence, the following proteins share a genomic window:
- the TCF19 gene encoding transcription factor 19 — MLPCFQLLRIGGGRGGDLYTFHPPNGAGCTYRLGCRADLCDVALQPQREPGLISGVHAELHAERRGDDWRVSLEDHSSQGTLVNNVRLPRGHRLELSDGDLVTFGPEGPPGTSPSEFYFMFQQVRVKPQDFAAITIPRSSGEEGTGTGFQPMLPPQGAPKRPLSTLSPSPKATLILNSIGSLSKLRPLPLTFSRSGGGPQKLPVPTPPREVGSTPSDPPPRNRRKSAHRVLAELDDEGEIPEAPPVFMEPRKKLRVETTPQTPAGNRRGCPWKHPVSTPRAPPAAGGEEPCAATCCYLPQEETVAWVQCDGCDVWFHVACVGYSIQAAREADFRCPGCHVGIQT, encoded by the exons ATGCTGCCCTGCTTCCAGCTCCTGCGCAtaggaggaggcaggggtggtGATCTCTACACCTTCCACCCCCCTAACGGGGCTGGCTGCACTTATCGCTTGGGCTGTAGGGCCGACCTGTGTGATGTGGCCCTGcagccccagagggagcctggccTCATCTCTGGAGTCCATGCGGAGCTGCACGCTGAGCGCCGGGGTGATGACTGGAGGGTCAGCCTGGAGGACCATAGCAGCCAAG GGACTCTGGTCAATAATGTCCGACTCCCAAGGGGTCACAGGCTGGAGTTGAGTGATGGAGACCTTGTGACTTTTGGCCCTGAAGGGCCCCCAGGAACCAGCCCTTCAGAGTTCTACTTCATGTTTCAACAAGTCCGAGTCAAACCTCAAGATTTTGCGGCCATTACCATCCCGAGGTCTAGTGGTGAAGAGGGAACTGGGACTGGCTTCCAGCCTATGCTGCCCCCACAAGGGGCCCCAAAGCGCCCCCTCAGCACCCTTTCCCCTTCCCCGAAAGCCACGTTGATCCTCAATTCCATCGGTAGTCTCAGCAAGCTCAGACCCCTTCCCCTCACCTTTTCCCGGAGTGGGGGTGGGCCACAGAAACTGCCTGTTCCCACTCCTCCTAGGGAGGTGGGGAGTACCCCTTCTGACCCACCCCCAAGAAATCGGAGGAAATCAGCTCACCGAGTGTTGGCAGAGCTGGATGATGAGGGAGAGATTCCTGAGGCTCCCCCAGTCTTTATGGAGCCCAGAAAGAAACTCCGTGTAGAGACAACCCCACAGACACCTGCTGG CAATCGACGTGGATGCCCTTGGAAGCACCCAGTGAGCACTCCCAGGGCTCCCCCTGCAGCTGGGGGCGAGGAGCCCTGTGCAGCCACTTGTTGCTACCTACCCCAAGAAGAAACAGTTGCCTGGGTTCAGTGCGACGGTTGTGATGTCTGGTTCCATGTGGCCTGTGTTGGCTACAGCATCCAGGCTGCCAGGGAGGCTGACTTCCGGTGCCCAGGGTGTCATGTAGGCATCCAGACTTAA
- the POU5F1 gene encoding POU domain, class 5, transcription factor 1, whose translation MAGHLASDLAFSPSPGGGGDGPGGPDPGWGDPRAWLSFPGPPGGPALGPGVGPGAEVWGLPPCPPPYEFCGGMAYCGPQVGVGLLPQGGLDTSQPEGERGAGLEGSSEGASPEPCAAPPGVVKPDKEKLEQNPEESQDIKALQKDLEQFAKLLKQKRITLGYTQADVGLTLGVLFGKVFSQTTICRFEALQLSFKNMCKLRPLLQKWVEEADNNENLQEICKAETLVQARKRKRTSIENRVRGNLENMFLQCPKPTLQQISHIAQQLGLEKDVVRVWFCNRRQKGKRSSSDYSQREDFEAAGSPFSGAPVSFPLAPGPHFGTPGYGGPHFTTLYSSVPLPEGEGFPSVSVTTLGSPMHSN comes from the exons ATGGCGGGACACCTGGCTTCCGACTTGGCCTTCTCGCCCTCGCCGGGCGGTGGAGGCGACGGGCCGGGAGGGCCGGATCCCGGCTGGGGTGACCCCCGGGCCTGGCTGAGCTTCCCGGGGCCTCCGGGCGGGCCGGCCCTCGGGCCCGGGGTCGGACCTGGCGCCGAGGTGTGGGGGCtccccccgtgccccccgcccTATGAGTTCTGCGGGGGGATGGCGTACTGTGGACCTCAGGTGGGAGTGGGGCTGCTGCCCCAAGGCGGCCTGGACACCTCCCAGCCGGAGGGCGAGCGGGGAGCCGGCCTGGAGGGCAGCTCCGAGGGGGCCTCCCCCGAGCCCTGCGCCGCCCCGCCCGGGGTCGTGAAGCCGGACAAGGAGAAGCTGGAGCAAAACCCCGAGGAG TCCCAAGACATCAAAGCCCTGCAGAAAGACCTGGAGCAATTTGCCAAGCTCCTGAAGCAGAAGAGGATCACCCTAGGATATACTCAGGCGGATGTGGGGCTCACCCTGGGGGTTCTCTTTG GGAAGGTGTTCAGCCAAACAACCATCTGCCGTTTTGAGGCTCTGCAGCTCAGTTTCAAGAATATGTGTAAGCTGCGGCCCCTGCTGCAGAAGTGGGTGGAGGAAGCTGACAACAATGAAAATCTAcaggag ATATGCAAAGCAGAGACCCTCGTGCAGGCCCGAAAGAGAAAGCGAACAAGTATTGAGAACCGAGTGAGAGGCAACCTGGAGAACATGTTCCTGCAGTGCCCGAAGCCCACCCTGCAGCAGATCAGCCACATTGCCCAGCAGCTCGGCCTTGAGAAGGAT GTGGTCCGAGTGTGGTTCTGCAATCGTCGGCAGAAGGGCAAACGATCAAGCAGTGACTATTCACAACGAGAGGATTTTGAGGCTGCTGGGTCCCCTTTCTCAGGGGCACCAGTATCCTTTCCTCTGGCGCCAGGGCCCCATTTTGGTACCCCAGGCTATGGGGGCCCTCACTTCACTACGCTCTACTCCTCAGTCCCTCTCCCTGAGGGTGAAggctttccctctgtgtctgtcaccaCTCTGGGCTCTCCCATGCATTCAAATTGA